A window of Aliarcobacter trophiarum LMG 25534 contains these coding sequences:
- a CDS encoding NAD+ synthase, with protein sequence MNDYKNIKQELIKFLKDELLKTGLKRATLGLSGGLDSAVVAVLCKESFGDNLNCVLMPSQFSSKSSIDDAVELCEKFDIKYEIVSIEPMLSAYLGNMQGSNLRIGNFSARLRMSVLYDISARESSLVIGTSNKSELLLGYGTIFGDLACALNPIGDIYKSDLFDFAKYLEVTKNIIEKKPSADFYEGQSDEDDLGYSYSQIDALLKDMIDENKSKDELLKHGFEASFIDKISKRVKLNEFKRRLPIIAKI encoded by the coding sequence ATGAATGACTATAAAAATATTAAGCAAGAATTAATAAAGTTTCTAAAAGATGAACTTTTAAAAACTGGATTAAAAAGAGCTACTTTGGGACTTTCTGGTGGGCTTGATTCAGCAGTTGTTGCAGTTTTATGTAAAGAGTCCTTTGGTGATAATTTAAATTGTGTTTTAATGCCATCACAATTTTCTTCAAAATCATCTATTGATGATGCAGTAGAGCTTTGTGAGAAATTTGATATAAAATATGAGATAGTTAGTATAGAACCTATGCTTAGTGCTTATTTGGGAAATATGCAAGGTAGTAATTTACGAATTGGGAATTTTAGTGCAAGGCTTAGAATGTCAGTTTTATATGACATTAGTGCAAGAGAAAGCTCTTTAGTAATTGGAACCTCAAACAAGAGTGAACTGCTTTTAGGATATGGGACTATTTTTGGAGATTTAGCTTGTGCTTTAAATCCAATTGGAGATATTTATAAGAGTGACTTATTTGATTTTGCTAAGTATTTAGAAGTTACAAAAAATATTATAGAAAAAAAACCTAGTGCAGATTTTTATGAAGGTCAAAGCGATGAGGATGATTTGGGATATAGTTATAGTCAAATTGATGCTTTATTAAAAGATATGATAGATGAAAATAAGAGCAAAGACGAGTTATTAAAACATGGTTTTGAAGCCTCTTTTATAGATAAAATTTCAAAAAGAGTAAAACTAAATGAGTTTAAAAGAAGATTACCAATAATTGCCAAAATATAG
- a CDS encoding DUF475 domain-containing protein: MKQKPLISYFYSFFAVWLIASVLLFIYGGFFALYQGTILSVLELSLSFDNAVVNATILATMALVWRRRFLIWGMIIAVFGVRFVFPILIVYFSTSMGFIDSFNLAVSDPDKYEKIIQSSHHVIMSFGGMFLLMLFLKFIFDENKDTHWVKYIEKFATKLSKIGDIKALFIMFLILAITYIAPNEVVMGDNMVKVDKLEIIVPMIIGVIAFYLLELLKGAIELKTETNSDLKVTELSGGLISFLYLEVIDMSFSLDGVLGAFAITQNVVIIMLGLGIGAMAVRSLTIFMVEREVVSKYIYLEHGAMWSIGLLSLSMLIQIFYHLPPMLITTFAIVPICLAFIHSIYKNREFITDPK, encoded by the coding sequence TTGAAACAAAAACCTCTCATATCTTATTTTTACAGTTTTTTTGCTGTTTGGCTTATAGCTTCTGTGTTACTTTTTATTTATGGTGGCTTTTTTGCTCTTTATCAAGGAACTATTTTATCTGTTTTAGAGCTTAGTTTATCTTTTGATAATGCTGTTGTAAATGCAACTATTTTGGCAACAATGGCTCTTGTTTGGAGAAGAAGATTCCTTATTTGGGGAATGATTATTGCTGTTTTTGGAGTTAGATTTGTATTTCCTATTTTAATAGTATATTTTTCAACATCTATGGGTTTTATTGACTCTTTCAATTTAGCAGTAAGTGATCCAGATAAGTATGAAAAAATTATCCAAAGTTCTCATCATGTAATTATGTCATTTGGTGGAATGTTTCTTTTAATGCTATTTTTAAAATTTATTTTTGATGAAAATAAAGATACACACTGGGTAAAATATATAGAAAAATTTGCTACAAAACTATCAAAAATAGGTGATATTAAAGCACTATTTATTATGTTTTTAATTTTAGCTATCACATATATTGCACCAAATGAGGTTGTAATGGGTGATAATATGGTAAAAGTTGATAAGCTTGAAATTATAGTTCCTATGATTATTGGAGTTATTGCTTTTTATCTTTTAGAGCTTTTAAAAGGGGCAATTGAGCTTAAAACTGAAACAAATTCTGATTTAAAAGTTACAGAGCTAAGTGGTGGACTTATATCTTTTTTATATCTTGAAGTAATTGATATGAGTTTCTCTTTAGATGGAGTTTTAGGAGCATTTGCTATTACTCAAAATGTTGTAATAATTATGTTGGGACTTGGAATTGGTGCTATGGCAGTACGAAGTCTTACTATTTTTATGGTTGAAAGAGAAGTTGTTTCAAAATATATTTATTTAGAACATGGTGCAATGTGGTCAATTGGACTATTGTCTCTATCTATGTTGATACAGATTTTTTATCATTTACCACCCATGCTGATTACTACTTTTGCAATAGTTCCTATATGTTTGGCTTTTATTCACTCTATTTATAAAAATAGAGAGTTTATAACTGATCCAAAATAG
- a CDS encoding DegT/DnrJ/EryC1/StrS family aminotransferase: MSKKIAIYKATLDSEEINQLKSVLESKDDLSKVLEFEERICDYIGAKYAIATATSTAAIHLALSSMKLKRGDKILMSVNSFVNLPETVRHFDAEPIFVDINLENMNLDIEKFEETIIANKSKKLRAAIITFIGGLAPNLDKIYEIAKKHNILIIEDCRAALGSRYKGEKVGNLTADMTIFSTNPSPSRYAISRSGVLVTNNEELASRAKLLRNHAITTAYDSYGNLDYVYDVDDIGHKFDISELDAAYAIAQLKKTDSFIKRRQEIAKLYEDRLKNIKHITILPYNNEHIYTQYIIKIQRNRDAFARALKERGVSTALNYIPLHLLTYYKNKYSIKITAFPNALNNYQQILSLPIYAGLTNEEVNYVCDQVVQIASDWI, from the coding sequence ATGAGTAAAAAGATAGCAATATATAAAGCAACTTTAGATAGCGAAGAGATAAATCAATTAAAATCTGTTTTAGAGTCAAAAGATGATTTATCAAAGGTATTAGAGTTTGAAGAGAGAATTTGCGACTACATTGGTGCAAAATATGCTATAGCCACTGCTACATCAACAGCAGCTATTCATTTGGCTCTTAGTTCTATGAAGTTAAAAAGAGGAGATAAGATTTTAATGTCTGTAAACTCTTTTGTAAATCTCCCTGAAACTGTAAGACACTTTGATGCAGAGCCTATTTTTGTTGATATAAATTTAGAAAATATGAATTTAGATATTGAAAAGTTTGAAGAGACAATAATTGCTAATAAATCAAAAAAATTAAGAGCTGCAATTATCACTTTTATTGGAGGCCTAGCTCCAAACTTAGATAAGATTTATGAAATAGCAAAAAAACATAATATCTTAATAATTGAAGATTGTAGAGCAGCTTTAGGAAGTAGATATAAAGGAGAGAAAGTTGGAAATTTGACTGCTGATATGACAATATTTTCAACAAATCCATCTCCATCTAGATATGCTATTAGTCGTTCAGGAGTTTTAGTTACAAATAATGAAGAGTTAGCTTCAAGAGCAAAGCTTTTAAGAAATCATGCAATTACAACTGCTTATGATAGTTATGGAAACTTAGATTATGTTTATGATGTTGATGATATAGGACATAAATTTGATATTTCTGAGCTAGATGCTGCTTATGCAATAGCCCAACTTAAAAAAACAGATAGTTTTATAAAAAGAAGACAAGAGATAGCAAAACTATATGAAGATAGATTAAAAAATATAAAACATATAACTATTTTACCATATAATAATGAGCATATTTATACACAATATATTATAAAAATTCAAAGAAATAGAGATGCTTTTGCTAGAGCTTTAAAAGAGAGAGGAGTTTCAACTGCTTTAAATTATATTCCACTTCATCTTTTAACATACTATAAGAATAAATACTCTATAAAAATAACAGCATTTCCAAATGCTCTAAATAACTATCAACAAATTTTATCACTTCCTATTTATGCTGGGCTTACAAATGAAGAGGTAAATTATGTTTGCGATCAAGTTGTTCAAATTGCAAGTGATTGGATTTAA
- a CDS encoding tetraacyldisaccharide 4'-kinase, whose protein sequence is MKQRVILWIEDYLFFPNPFQRIVSFLLLPFSFIYILVVLIKRATSSKIDFGIPIISIGNLTIGGSGKTPITILLAKNYDDVCIVLRGYGRASKGLFIVSLKGVIKEDINISGDEAMLLAKSLKNATVIVSEDRVKAIYKAKDLGCKVVFLDDGFSKYNIKKFDILLKPKDEPTNNFCIPSGAYREPKSFYNKANIVLKEGLDFKRVVEIKKDEKKVELPQNILLLTAISKPKRLLEFLPKNIETIFFEDHHTFTKFEIDTILEKYRDFAIVTTQKDFVKLEKFDLNNIYIMDLSIKLDKKLNLEEMYLYIATNS, encoded by the coding sequence TTGAAGCAAAGAGTTATTTTATGGATTGAAGATTATCTATTTTTTCCAAATCCTTTTCAAAGAATAGTCTCTTTTTTACTTTTACCCTTTAGTTTTATATATATACTTGTTGTTCTTATAAAAAGAGCTACTTCTTCAAAAATAGATTTTGGTATTCCTATAATATCTATTGGAAATCTAACAATTGGAGGAAGTGGAAAAACCCCAATTACTATTTTGTTAGCAAAAAACTATGATGATGTTTGCATAGTTTTAAGAGGATATGGAAGAGCTTCGAAGGGACTTTTTATAGTTAGCTTAAAAGGTGTTATAAAAGAAGATATAAATATAAGTGGTGATGAGGCTATGCTTTTAGCTAAATCTTTAAAAAATGCAACTGTAATAGTTAGTGAAGATAGAGTAAAAGCTATCTATAAAGCTAAAGATTTAGGCTGTAAAGTTGTTTTTTTGGATGATGGATTTTCAAAATACAATATAAAAAAATTTGATATTTTGCTAAAACCAAAGGATGAACCAACAAATAATTTTTGTATTCCAAGTGGAGCATATAGAGAGCCAAAAAGTTTTTATAATAAAGCAAATATAGTTTTAAAAGAGGGGCTTGATTTTAAAAGAGTTGTAGAGATAAAAAAAGATGAAAAGAAGGTAGAACTTCCACAAAATATACTTCTTTTAACTGCAATCTCAAAGCCAAAAAGGCTCTTAGAGTTTTTACCAAAAAATATAGAGACTATTTTTTTTGAAGACCACCATACTTTTACAAAGTTTGAAATAGATACTATTTTAGAAAAATATAGAGATTTTGCAATAGTTACTACACAAAAAGATTTTGTAAAGCTAGAGAAGTTTGATTTAAATAATATTTATATTATGGATTTAAGTATAAAATTAGATAAAAAACTAAACTTAGAAGAAATGTATCTTTATATAGCCACAAATAGCTAA
- a CDS encoding (2Fe-2S)-binding protein — MARSFSHSYIVCECKQVSLGEIIFAIKEKGAKTLEDIEDMTDAGGSCGCCKSAKNDIGEQKMQLYIEDILKKFNKE, encoded by the coding sequence GTGGCAAGAAGTTTTTCTCACTCATATATAGTTTGTGAGTGTAAGCAAGTAAGTCTTGGTGAAATAATTTTTGCGATTAAAGAAAAAGGTGCAAAAACACTAGAAGATATCGAAGATATGACGGATGCAGGTGGTTCTTGTGGATGTTGTAAAAGTGCAAAAAATGATATAGGTGAACAAAAAATGCAACTTTATATAGAAGATATATTAAAAAAATTTAATAAAGAGTAA
- the tatB gene encoding Sec-independent protein translocase protein TatB, whose amino-acid sequence MFGFGISEIFLIAIVAVIALGPEKLPDAMVKIAKMFSSVKKGLNDAKTTLDNELNIAELKEEANKFKAQIEDTKASLSIENKFDLGLDDILKDDLEPSKKDNEVEKIKEKFAKVNEEKEKKKDEKFSLKNSEDI is encoded by the coding sequence ATGTTTGGATTTGGAATTAGTGAAATTTTTTTGATTGCAATTGTAGCAGTTATTGCACTTGGACCTGAAAAGCTTCCAGATGCTATGGTAAAAATAGCAAAAATGTTTAGTAGTGTAAAAAAAGGCTTAAATGATGCAAAAACAACTCTTGATAATGAGCTAAATATTGCTGAATTAAAAGAGGAAGCAAATAAATTTAAGGCTCAAATTGAAGATACAAAAGCATCTTTATCTATTGAAAACAAATTTGATTTAGGGCTTGATGATATTTTAAAAGATGACTTAGAACCTTCAAAAAAAGATAATGAAGTTGAAAAAATCAAAGAAAAATTTGCAAAAGTAAATGAAGAAAAAGAGAAAAAAAAAGATGAAAAATTCTCTTTAAAAAATAGTGAGGATATATAG
- a CDS encoding heat shock protein transcriptional repressor HspR encodes MEKNSYIEPVYLISVVADILGVHPQTLRQYEREGLIKPSRTNGKIRLYSQKDINHIKYVLTLTKEIGVNLAGVDIILQLNEKINELENIIATYKNKNQHLDNLSVVPDKKALVIQKSSLELVIVKEED; translated from the coding sequence ATGGAAAAAAATAGCTATATAGAGCCTGTCTATTTAATATCTGTAGTTGCTGATATTTTGGGAGTTCATCCACAAACATTGAGACAATATGAGAGGGAAGGATTAATTAAACCATCAAGAACAAATGGAAAAATAAGACTTTATTCTCAAAAGGATATAAATCATATAAAGTATGTTTTAACACTAACAAAAGAGATAGGTGTAAATCTAGCTGGTGTTGATATTATTTTACAGCTAAATGAGAAGATAAATGAGCTTGAAAACATAATAGCTACTTACAAAAATAAAAATCAACATTTAGATAATCTATCTGTTGTTCCAGATAAAAAGGCATTAGTAATACAAAAAAGTTCTTTAGAGTTAGTTATAGTAAAAGAGGAAGATTAA
- a CDS encoding DnaJ C-terminal domain-containing protein: protein MAKSLYETLEVNENATADEIKKAYRKLARKYHPDVNKDPKAEDKFKEINAAYEVLSDPQKKQQYDQYGDSMFGGQNFSDFARNQGGGVDLDEILRQMFGGGAAGFSGGFGRNNFGGGFGFDTPDLDTNAQVTIPFDVAVLGGKQFISLSNDSFDVKIPEGIEDGQRIRAKGKGKSYQGQRGDLILKINISPSNEYEREFDNLTKYFDLPLKTALFGGKVEIKTIHKDITLKVPQDTKQNQKFRVKELGVLNRKTKTKGDLYLKANIVLPKIEELSPELIKLLKEELKES, encoded by the coding sequence ATGGCAAAAAGTTTATATGAAACATTAGAAGTAAATGAAAATGCAACAGCTGATGAGATTAAAAAAGCTTATAGAAAATTAGCAAGAAAGTATCATCCTGATGTAAATAAAGATCCAAAAGCTGAAGATAAATTTAAAGAGATAAATGCAGCTTATGAGGTTTTAAGCGATCCACAAAAAAAACAGCAATATGACCAATATGGTGACTCTATGTTTGGTGGGCAAAATTTTAGTGATTTTGCTAGAAATCAAGGAGGGGGAGTTGATTTAGATGAGATTTTAAGACAGATGTTTGGTGGTGGAGCAGCTGGTTTTAGTGGTGGGTTTGGAAGAAATAATTTTGGTGGTGGATTTGGATTTGACACTCCTGATTTAGATACAAATGCACAAGTTACAATCCCTTTTGATGTCGCTGTTTTAGGTGGAAAACAGTTTATATCTTTAAGTAATGATTCTTTTGATGTAAAAATTCCAGAAGGTATTGAGGATGGTCAAAGAATAAGAGCAAAAGGGAAAGGAAAATCATATCAAGGACAAAGAGGAGATTTAATTTTAAAGATAAATATATCTCCTAGCAATGAATATGAAAGAGAGTTTGATAATCTTACTAAATATTTTGATTTACCTCTAAAAACAGCTTTATTTGGTGGTAAAGTTGAAATTAAAACTATACACAAAGATATAACTTTAAAAGTTCCACAAGATACAAAACAAAATCAAAAATTTAGAGTAAAAGAGCTAGGAGTTTTAAATAGAAAAACAAAGACAAAAGGTGATTTATATCTTAAAGCAAATATTGTTTTACCAAAAATAGAAGAGTTAAGTCCAGAGCTTATTAAACTTCTAAAAGAAGAGTTAAAAGAGAGTTAA
- the tatC gene encoding twin-arginine translocase subunit TatC, translating to MFEDLKPHIADLRKRLVISAITITAMFFVCFAFYEPILEWMMAPVKHALPAGTSMIAVEIQETFFTAMKVAFFAGFILSLPVIFWQLWLFLAPGLYDHEKKLVVPFVFFATLMFLMGASFAYYIVVPIGFDFLIAFGNSVVSVLPSIGKYVGFFTKLMIGFGIAFELPVITFFLAKIGLVTDETLKGFFRYAVVLIFVVAAVLTPPDVISQVLMALPLLFLYGVSIYIAKVFNPAKKEEEEEE from the coding sequence ATGTTTGAAGATTTAAAACCGCATATTGCAGACCTTAGAAAAAGGTTAGTTATATCTGCTATTACAATTACTGCTATGTTTTTTGTATGTTTTGCTTTTTATGAACCAATTTTAGAGTGGATGATGGCTCCTGTAAAACATGCACTACCAGCTGGAACTTCAATGATTGCAGTTGAAATTCAAGAGACATTTTTTACAGCTATGAAAGTTGCATTTTTTGCAGGATTTATTCTATCTTTACCAGTTATCTTTTGGCAATTATGGTTGTTTTTAGCTCCTGGATTATATGACCATGAGAAAAAACTTGTTGTTCCTTTTGTATTTTTTGCAACTTTAATGTTTTTGATGGGTGCCTCATTTGCTTACTATATAGTTGTTCCTATTGGATTTGATTTTTTAATTGCTTTTGGTAATAGTGTTGTTAGTGTATTACCTAGTATTGGTAAATATGTTGGGTTTTTTACAAAACTTATGATTGGGTTTGGTATCGCTTTTGAGTTGCCTGTAATTACTTTTTTCTTAGCAAAAATTGGTCTTGTAACAGATGAAACTCTAAAAGGGTTTTTTAGATATGCAGTTGTTTTAATCTTTGTTGTTGCTGCTGTTTTAACTCCACCAGATGTAATAAGTCAAGTTTTAATGGCATTACCACTTCTATTTTTATATGGAGTATCTATTTATATAGCAAAGGTATTTAATCCAGCAAAAAAAGAGGAAGAGGAAGAAGAGTAG
- the queA gene encoding tRNA preQ1(34) S-adenosylmethionine ribosyltransferase-isomerase QueA: protein MRDVLKTSSYDFELPSSQIATFPITPADSAKMLVFCREKNEIFHSTFRDILEFLPEELSIFLNDTKVVKARVFGKKSTGANIELLLNKPLFMDRYLVLIKGKVKVGTKIFFDEGLIAEVLELNEDGTRVVEFFQDENSKKRLNFLSLVDILNKIGHIPLPPYMNRDDEKDDETNYQTLFAKNYGAVAAPTASLHFTPLLLKKLEERYGLNYLTLHVGAGTFKPVDVEDILSHPMHSEYFEIGIEAKKNLDNAKKVLAVGTTVTRTIEYYERTNKIQGECDLFLNPMNKPIKVDYLLTNFHLPKSTLIMLVASFIGLEKTLELYDIAIKENYRFYSYGDGMLII, encoded by the coding sequence TTGAGAGATGTTTTAAAGACTTCCAGTTATGATTTTGAACTTCCTTCTAGTCAAATTGCAACTTTTCCAATAACTCCAGCAGATAGTGCAAAAATGCTTGTTTTTTGTAGAGAAAAAAATGAGATTTTTCACTCTACTTTTAGAGATATTTTGGAATTTCTTCCAGAAGAGTTATCTATATTTTTAAATGATACAAAGGTTGTAAAAGCTAGGGTTTTTGGTAAAAAATCTACAGGTGCTAATATAGAACTTCTTTTAAATAAACCTCTTTTTATGGATAGATATTTGGTTTTAATAAAAGGAAAAGTGAAAGTTGGGACTAAAATATTTTTTGATGAAGGTTTAATAGCTGAAGTTTTAGAGTTAAATGAAGATGGTACAAGAGTTGTAGAGTTTTTCCAAGATGAAAATAGTAAAAAGAGACTAAATTTTCTATCTTTGGTTGATATTTTAAATAAAATAGGGCATATTCCTCTTCCTCCATATATGAATAGAGATGATGAAAAAGATGATGAGACAAATTATCAAACACTATTTGCAAAAAACTATGGAGCAGTAGCGGCTCCTACAGCATCTTTACACTTCACTCCTTTGTTATTAAAAAAGCTAGAAGAGAGATATGGTTTAAATTATCTTACTTTACATGTAGGAGCTGGAACATTTAAACCTGTTGATGTTGAAGATATTTTATCTCATCCTATGCATAGTGAATATTTTGAGATAGGAATAGAGGCAAAAAAAAATTTGGATAATGCAAAAAAAGTTCTAGCTGTTGGAACAACTGTTACACGAACTATTGAGTATTATGAAAGAACAAATAAAATTCAAGGAGAGTGTGATTTATTTTTAAATCCTATGAATAAACCTATAAAAGTTGATTATCTACTTACAAATTTTCATCTTCCAAAATCTACTTTAATTATGTTGGTTGCTTCATTTATTGGATTAGAAAAGACTTTAGAGCTTTATGACATTGCTATAAAAGAGAACTATAGATTTTACTCTTATGGCGATGGAATGCTTATTATTTAA
- a CDS encoding TerB family tellurite resistance protein — protein sequence MELVVLAIVIAILFFIGKNYKTEEFKNINLNKKEFFRGDLLGHEAGLLVALMSKVAKADGKVGELEAELIKHTLNDISSHFENNEELREKLKNLYNQEKENFSNLITICDRLYLLTKNNYEKRLKYMEYLLNLAFIDGDFSKQEQEITEDIAQALKVDQKDYFNLISNFENFYKNRANEKALSLEKAYEVLETNQNDSDEILKKNYRNLVKKYHPDIITGQGATQNIIDEATKKLQELNEAYEIIKKQRGL from the coding sequence ATGGAGTTAGTAGTTTTAGCTATAGTAATAGCAATACTGTTTTTTATAGGGAAAAATTATAAAACAGAAGAGTTTAAAAATATAAATTTAAATAAAAAAGAGTTTTTTCGTGGAGATTTATTAGGGCATGAAGCTGGTCTTTTAGTGGCTTTAATGTCAAAAGTAGCAAAGGCAGATGGCAAAGTAGGAGAGCTTGAAGCAGAGCTTATAAAACATACTTTAAATGATATTTCAAGTCATTTTGAAAATAATGAAGAGTTAAGAGAAAAACTTAAAAACCTATATAATCAAGAAAAAGAGAATTTCTCAAATCTAATTACTATTTGTGATAGATTATATCTTTTAACAAAAAATAATTATGAAAAAAGATTAAAATATATGGAGTATTTGCTAAATCTTGCATTTATAGATGGTGATTTTTCAAAACAAGAGCAAGAGATTACTGAAGATATTGCACAAGCTTTGAAAGTAGATCAAAAGGATTATTTTAATCTTATATCAAATTTTGAAAACTTCTACAAAAATAGAGCAAATGAAAAAGCTTTATCTCTTGAAAAAGCTTATGAAGTATTAGAAACAAATCAAAATGATAGTGATGAAATTTTAAAGAAAAACTATAGAAATTTGGTAAAGAAATACCATCCTGATATTATTACAGGGCAGGGTGCTACTCAAAATATTATAGATGAAGCTACAAAAAAACTTCAAGAGTTAAATGAAGCTTATGAGATTATAAAGAAACAAAGAGGTTTATAG
- a CDS encoding aldo/keto reductase yields the protein MEYRYIGKTGLRVSSICMGTMTFGSSTDKVEAFKILDMAYDRGINFFDTAELYPVSPKKETIGNTEIIVGEWLKTKPRDSVIIASKIAGAASGWFVPPVRHGLTAIDSFHIKRAIEDSLRRLQTEYIDLYQMHWPDTIVPIEESLKAFDELVKEGKVRYIGTSNDSAYGLTKANETSKNKNLARFESIQNNFSLLNPRFFDELANVCRRENISLLPYSPMAGGVLSGKYNNDFVSDDVRFSIYLKEKSKRVQAMAHRFVNSKTLEATSKYIELAKEYGVSPVTLAVSYSKHFDFVASTIIGARKHEQLEESFKAFDFKIDDELLKKIEVIQKEILYPMG from the coding sequence ATGGAATACAGATATATTGGAAAAACGGGACTTAGAGTTAGCTCAATTTGTATGGGAACTATGACTTTTGGAAGTAGTACAGATAAGGTTGAGGCTTTTAAAATTCTTGATATGGCTTATGATAGAGGAATAAACTTTTTTGATACAGCAGAGCTTTATCCTGTTAGCCCAAAAAAAGAGACTATAGGAAATACAGAGATAATTGTAGGGGAGTGGCTTAAGACAAAACCACGAGATAGTGTAATAATAGCTTCAAAAATAGCAGGAGCTGCTTCTGGATGGTTTGTGCCACCTGTACGTCATGGACTTACAGCCATTGATAGTTTTCATATAAAAAGAGCTATTGAAGATAGTTTAAGAAGACTTCAGACTGAATATATAGACCTTTATCAGATGCATTGGCCAGATACTATTGTACCAATAGAAGAGAGTTTAAAAGCTTTCGATGAGCTTGTAAAAGAGGGAAAAGTAAGATATATTGGAACTTCAAATGATAGTGCATATGGTCTTACAAAGGCAAATGAAACAAGTAAAAATAAGAATCTTGCAAGATTTGAGTCTATTCAAAATAACTTTTCACTTTTAAATCCTAGATTTTTTGATGAATTAGCAAATGTATGTAGAAGAGAAAATATCTCACTTTTACCTTATAGTCCAATGGCTGGTGGGGTTTTGAGTGGAAAATATAATAACGATTTTGTTAGTGATGATGTGAGATTTTCTATATATTTAAAAGAGAAAAGTAAAAGAGTCCAAGCTATGGCTCATAGGTTTGTAAATAGTAAAACTTTAGAAGCAACTTCAAAATATATAGAGCTTGCAAAGGAGTATGGAGTAAGCCCAGTTACTTTAGCTGTTTCATACTCAAAACATTTTGATTTTGTTGCTTCAACTATTATTGGAGCTAGAAAACATGAGCAACTAGAAGAGAGCTTTAAAGCTTTTGATTTCAAAATAGATGATGAGCTTCTAAAAAAAATTGAAGTTATTCAAAAAGAGATTTTATACCCTATGGGGTGA
- a CDS encoding exonuclease domain-containing protein produces the protein MIHYILFDTETTGAQEEDRVIQFGSMILNQKGDLEVFDELCINPIPIKLEAMEVHNITPDLLKNKPNAVDTNFYKRLQELNRSENFLIAHNINFDLEMIKKEGFVNNYQLIDTLRCARHIFSELPYHRLQYLRYALELYKDEVAEAKKLNITIKAHDAIGDVLVMKLFLSKLVAQVKMSFPDINPMKKLVELTLTPVFVQTFKFGKYKGESIEDVAKKDANYLNWMMKNMDLDEDMQYTLNRVLER, from the coding sequence ATGATACATTATATACTTTTTGATACAGAAACTACAGGTGCACAAGAGGAGGATAGAGTTATTCAATTTGGAAGTATGATTTTAAATCAAAAAGGAGATTTAGAAGTTTTTGATGAACTTTGTATTAATCCAATCCCAATAAAGCTTGAAGCTATGGAAGTTCACAATATCACACCAGATTTGCTAAAAAATAAGCCAAATGCAGTTGATACAAACTTCTATAAAAGATTACAAGAGTTAAATAGAAGTGAAAACTTTTTGATAGCTCATAATATAAATTTTGATTTAGAGATGATAAAAAAAGAGGGGTTTGTAAATAATTATCAATTAATAGATACTCTAAGATGTGCTAGACATATTTTTAGTGAACTCCCATATCATAGATTACAATATTTAAGATATGCTCTTGAGCTATACAAAGATGAAGTTGCAGAGGCAAAAAAACTAAATATAACAATAAAAGCTCATGATGCAATAGGAGATGTGCTGGTTATGAAACTATTTTTATCAAAACTTGTGGCACAAGTAAAGATGAGTTTTCCAGATATAAACCCTATGAAAAAGCTGGTTGAACTAACTTTAACTCCTGTTTTTGTTCAAACTTTTAAATTTGGAAAATATAAAGGTGAAAGTATAGAAGATGTAGCAAAAAAAGATGCAAACTATCTAAACTGGATGATGAAAAATATGGATCTAGATGAAGATATGCAATATACTTTAAATAGAGTTTTGGAAAGATAA